A region from the Benincasa hispida cultivar B227 chromosome 10, ASM972705v1, whole genome shotgun sequence genome encodes:
- the LOC120087963 gene encoding probable amidase At4g34880: MAAQSFWLYISMVLSLVAILSSYGNCSFGTHFPIEEATVKDLQLAFYQNKLTSRQLVKFYLKQVRRFNPILKGIIEVNPDALDQATRADHERKRSSLSSLSPLHGIPVLLKDNIATKDKLNTTAGSFALLGSIVPRDAGVVTKLRKAGAIIFGKASLSEWSQFRSNLPNGWCARGGQGKNPYTMGEPCGSSSGSAISVAANMVAVSLGTDTDGSILCPSTYNSVVGIRPTVGLTSRAGVVPISSRQDAVGPICRTVSDAAYVLDAIVGADKYDNSTIEASKYIPKGGYGQFLRPDGLKGTRIGIVRKFFDFGDDGVFYSEAYEKVFKSLKQGGAILVDNLTIDSLDIIIGGLSGEWTALPAEFKISINAYLKELVASPIRSLSDAIEFNKKNSKLEKLKEYGQVLFLEAEATNGIGDVEKAALASVASLSKNGFERVMIKNKLDAIAAPGGLISPVLAIGGFPGISVPAGYSPDGVPYGIGFGGLKGFEPRLIEIAYGFEQLTKSRKPPLIKRH, encoded by the exons ATGGCTGCCCAAAGCTTTTGGCTTTACATATCCATGGTTCTAAGTTTGGTGGCGATTTTATCATCATATGGGAATTGCAGCTTTGGAACTCACTTCCCCATTGAAGAAGCAACGGTGAAAGATCTCCAACTTGCTTTCTACCAAAACAAACTCACCTCCAGGCAACTTGTCAAGTTTTACCTCAAACAAGTGCGTAGATTTAACCCCATTTTGAAAGGGATCATAGAAGTGAATCCAGATGCTTTAGACCAAGCCACTAGAGCCGATCATGAGCGAAAGAGAAGCTCGCTGAGCTCTTTGTCACCATTGCATGGCATTCCTGTACTTCTAAAAGATAACATTGCAACCAAGGATAAGCTCAACACAACGGCTGGCTCCTTCGCTCTGCTTGGCTCTATTGTTCCTCGTGATGCAGGGGTTGTGACCAAGTTGAGAAAGGCAGGTGCAATCATCTTTGGAAAAGCGAGCCTGAGCGAGTGGTCTCAATTCAGGTCCAATCTCCCCAATGGTTGGTGCGCAAGGGGTGGCCAAGGCAAG AATCCTTACACAATGGGAGAACCTTGTGGCTCGAGTAGCGGCTCTGCCATATCCGTTGCAGCAAATATGGTTGCAGTTTCACTAGGAACTGACACTGATGGATCAATATTATGCCCTTCTACTTACAACTCAGTAGTTGGCATCAGACCAACAGTAGGTCTCACCAGTCGAGCTGGGGTTGTTCCGATCTCTTCGAGACAGGATGCTGTTGG GCCTATTTGTAGAACAGTATCAGATGCTGCTTATGTTCTAGATGCCATTGTAGGAGCAGACAAATATGATAATTCAACAATTGAAGCATCAAAATACATTCCAAAAGGTGGGTATGGCCAATTTCTGAGGCCTGATGGGCTGAAAGGAACGAGAATAGGAATCGTGAGGAAATTCTTTGATTTTGGCGACGATGGTGTCTTCTACTCTGAAGCTTATGAGAAAGTTTTCAAATCCTTGAA GCAAGGAGGAGCAATATTGGTGGACAATCTGACGATAGACAGCCTAGACATAATCATTGGTGGTTTAAGTGGAGAGTGGACTGCATTGCCAGCCGAATTCAAAATATCCATAAATGCATACCTCAAAGAGCTAGTTGCTTCTCCAATTCGATCCTTATCAGATGCAATAGAATTCAACAAAAAGAACTCAAAACTT GAGAAGCTAAAGGAGTATGGTCAGGTGTTGTTTCTAGAAGCAGAAGCCacaaatggaattggagatgTAGAAAAAGCAGCATTAGCCAGCGTAGCATCACTGTcaaaaaatggatttgagagagTAATGATTAAGAATAAACTTGATGCAATAGCAGCACCTGGTGGGTTAATCTCTCCTGTTCTTGCAATTGGAGGCTTTCCTGGAATTAGTGTACCAGCTGGATATAGCCCTGATGGGGTACCTTATGGCATTGGCTTTGGAGGATTAAAAGGGTTTGAACCAAGGCTGATAGAGATCGCATATGGATTTGAGCAATTGACTAAGAGTAGAAAGCCCCCTTTAATTAAGAGACATTAA
- the LOC120087961 gene encoding LOW QUALITY PROTEIN: probable amidase At4g34880 (The sequence of the model RefSeq protein was modified relative to this genomic sequence to represent the inferred CDS: inserted 2 bases in 2 codons): MCRAAMAAQSFWLYISMLLSLLAILSSYGSCSFDTHLSIEEATVKDLQLAFYQNKLISRQLVKFYLNXVRRFNPILKGIIEVNPDALDQASQADLERKRNSPSSLSPLHGIPVLVKDNIATRDKLNTTAGSFALLGSIVPRDAGVVTKLRKAGAIIFGKASLSKWSYFRSYXIPSGWSARGGQGKNPYTMGEPCGSSGGSAISIAANMVAVSLGTETDGSILCPSILNSVVGIKPTVGLTSRAGVIPISLRQDTVGPICRTVSDDAYVLGAIVGADKNDNSTIEASKYIPRGGYAQFLRADGLKGKRIGIVRKFFDFGHDDAFYPRAYEKVFKTLRQGGAVFVDNLTIDSLQVIMGSSSGEETALLAEFKISLNAYLKQLVASPIRSLSDAIEFNEKNSKLEKLREYGQNLFIEAEATKGIGDAEKAALARLAKLSKDGFERVMLKNKLDAIAAPGWEISSVLAIGGFPGISVPAGYNSQGVPFGISFGGLKGFEPRLIEIAYGFEHLTKSRKSPSIKRR, encoded by the exons ATGTGCCGAGCTGCCATGGCTGCCCAAAGCTTCTGGCTTTACATATCCATGCTTCTGAGTTTGCTGGCGATTTTATCATCATATGGGAGTTGCAGCTTTGACACTCACCTCTCCATTGAAGAAGCAACTGTGAAAGATCTCCAACTTGCTTTCTACCAAAACAAACTCATCTCCAGGCAACTTGTCAAGTTTTACCTAA AAGTGCGTAGATTTAACCCCATTCTGAAAGGGATCATAGAAGTGAATCCAGATGCTTTAGACCAAGCCTCTCAAGCCGATCTTGAGCGCAAGAGAAACTCACCAAGCTCTTTGTCTCCACTGCACGGCATTCCTGTACTTGTAAAAGATAACATTGCAACCAGGGATAAGCTCAACACAACGGCTGGCTCTTTTGCTCTGCTTGGCTCTATTGTTCCTCGTGATGCAGGGGTGGTGACCAAATTGAGGAAGGCAGGTGCAATTATCTTTGGGAAAGCGAGCCTGAGCAAGTGGTCCTATTTCAGGTCCT GAATCCCCAGTGGTTGGAGCGCTAGGGGTGGCCAAGGGAAG AATCCTTACACAATGGGAGAACCGTGTGGCTCGAGTGGCGGCTCTGCCATATCCATTGCAGCAAATATGGTTGCAGTTTCACTGGGAACTGAAACAGATGGATCAATATTATGCCCTTCTATTCTCAACTCAGTAGTTGGCATCAAACCCACAGTAGGTCTCACCAGTCGAGCAGGGGTCATTCCAATCTCTTTAAGGCAGGACACTGTCGG GCCTATTTGTAGAACAGTATCAGATGATGCTTATGTTCTAGGTGCCATTGTAGGAGCGGACAAAAATGATAACTCAACAATTGAAGCATCAAAATACATTCCAAGAGGGGGATATGCCCAATTTCTAAGGGCTGATGGGCTGAAAGGAAAGAGAATAGGAATCGTGAGGAAATTCTTTGATTTTGGCCATGATGATGCTTTCTACCCTCGAGCTTATGAGAAAGTTTTCAAAACCCTGAG GCAAGGAGGAGCAGTCTTTGTAGACAATTTGACGATAGACAGCCTACAGGTAATCATGGGCAGTTCAAGTGGAGAGGAAACTGCATTGCTTGCCGAGTTCAAAATATCCCTAAATGCATACCTCAAACAGCTAGTTGCCTCTCCAATTCGATCCTTGTCTGATGCAATAGAATTCAACGAAAAGAACTCAAAACTT GAAAAGCTAAGGGAGTATGGTCAGAACTTATTTATAGAAGCAGAAGCCACAAAAGGAATCGGAGATGCAGAAAAGGCAGCATTAGCCAGATTAGCAAAACTGTCAAAGGACGGATTTGAGAGAGTAATGCTTAAGAATAAGCTTGATGCAATAGCAGCTCCTGGTTGGGAAATCTCTTCTGTTCTTGCAATTGGAGGTTTTCCTGGAATTAGTGTACCAGCTGGATATAACTCTCAAGGGGTTCCCTTTGGCATCAGCTTTGGAGGATTAAAAGGGTTCGAGCCAAGGCTGATAGAGATTGCATATGGATTTGAGCATTTGACTAAGAGTAGAAAGTCCCCTTCAATTAAAAGACGTTAA